A single Corynebacterium stationis DNA region contains:
- a CDS encoding nitronate monooxygenase translates to MSRIIDSLAIPILPAPMAGGPTTPEVVNAAASVGSFGTLAWGTISAQAAREQAEGLNTDFFGINLFAKQPELDSHGVAVARELAAAEGVELKSADYSNGWDEKLQLALTMSPRPKVVWSMFGTFTAAEVKMLHAAGIEAWTTVTNEHEARAAIAAGVDALCVQGPEAGGHRGVWNPTAEPDKRPLAELVDAIAKLSTLPLIAAGGVRSADQVHEALTWPHVVAVSCGSAFLLSDEAGTSPVNRARINQVKNNETGTGEASTSTRAFSGRYARGLKTTFTQNHPNGPAIYPYLNQIFAARRAEGDEDVAYCLVGVEVQRIFGGTVAGVLRRLWEKQK, encoded by the coding sequence ATGAGCCGCATCATAGATTCTTTAGCCATTCCGATTTTGCCTGCTCCCATGGCCGGCGGTCCGACCACTCCGGAGGTGGTCAATGCTGCAGCGAGTGTGGGTAGTTTTGGCACTTTAGCGTGGGGCACAATCTCGGCGCAGGCGGCTCGGGAGCAGGCGGAAGGGCTCAATACGGATTTCTTTGGCATCAATTTATTTGCCAAGCAGCCAGAGCTAGATTCCCACGGGGTTGCAGTTGCACGCGAACTAGCTGCAGCTGAGGGAGTCGAGCTGAAATCCGCCGACTACAGCAACGGGTGGGATGAAAAACTCCAGCTTGCTTTAACGATGTCGCCGCGACCCAAAGTGGTGTGGTCGATGTTTGGCACATTTACTGCCGCAGAAGTAAAAATGCTTCATGCTGCAGGGATTGAAGCATGGACCACGGTGACCAATGAGCACGAAGCGCGCGCTGCTATCGCCGCAGGCGTGGATGCTTTGTGCGTGCAAGGCCCTGAAGCCGGCGGGCACCGCGGGGTGTGGAATCCCACCGCGGAACCAGATAAAAGGCCGTTGGCAGAGCTTGTCGATGCCATCGCGAAGCTAAGCACATTGCCTCTTATCGCCGCGGGCGGAGTGCGCAGCGCAGACCAGGTCCACGAAGCCTTAACGTGGCCACATGTAGTGGCAGTATCGTGCGGTTCCGCGTTTTTGCTTAGCGATGAAGCCGGGACCAGCCCGGTTAACCGTGCCCGGATTAACCAGGTGAAGAATAATGAAACGGGGACAGGGGAGGCATCGACAAGCACCCGTGCGTTTTCTGGTCGCTATGCCCGCGGGCTTAAAACCACCTTTACCCAAAACCACCCCAATGGCCCCGCCATCTACCCATATTTGAATCAAATCTTTGCTGCGCGCCGCGCGGAAGGGGATGAAGATGTTGCCTACTGCCTCGTCGGAGTTGAGGTGCAGCGCATATTCGGGGGTACCGTGGCGGGTGTTTTGCGTCGCCTTTGGGAAAAGCAAAAATAA
- a CDS encoding SDR family NAD(P)-dependent oxidoreductase — MSETYVITGASDGVGAAAARLLHATRPDDRVVVVGRNPEKTRAVGRELGTDYFTADFSELDQVRALAEELSQLGPIRGLANNAGGLFDTAVRTVDGYERTWQVNVVAPFLLTALLKDQLRGPESVVVNTSSIAANLFARFDADDPNTFEKFSPLRSYGNAKYGDVLLTRFLHAHDFNSVAFHPGVLSTNFSKSSSSLMGKFYNFRPAASQMGTPSQGAERLVHFLTGVRGVHYQSGEFYLKPYQPSRTRSRDQERELAHEVFNQLGLQLDVSLD, encoded by the coding sequence ATGTCTGAAACTTATGTCATTACTGGCGCCTCCGATGGCGTAGGCGCAGCAGCAGCTCGCCTCTTGCACGCCACCCGCCCTGACGACCGCGTGGTTGTCGTCGGACGTAATCCGGAAAAGACTCGCGCCGTCGGCCGCGAACTCGGCACCGATTACTTCACCGCAGACTTCTCCGAATTAGACCAGGTCCGCGCGCTCGCCGAGGAGCTTTCGCAACTCGGACCGATTCGCGGCCTGGCCAATAATGCCGGCGGGCTTTTTGATACTGCCGTGCGCACCGTCGATGGCTATGAGCGCACCTGGCAGGTCAACGTCGTAGCCCCATTTTTGCTCACGGCTTTGCTCAAAGACCAACTTCGCGGTCCAGAATCCGTGGTGGTTAACACTTCTTCTATCGCAGCGAATCTCTTTGCCCGCTTCGATGCAGATGACCCAAATACTTTTGAAAAGTTCTCCCCTCTGCGCTCTTATGGCAATGCCAAATATGGCGACGTCCTACTCACGCGCTTCTTGCATGCCCACGACTTCAACTCGGTGGCCTTTCACCCTGGTGTGCTGTCCACGAACTTTTCCAAATCTTCGAGCTCGCTGATGGGAAAGTTCTATAATTTCCGTCCGGCTGCCTCCCAGATGGGCACCCCATCCCAGGGCGCTGAACGGCTGGTGCATTTTCTTACCGGCGTGCGTGGTGTGCACTACCAATCGGGCGAGTTTTATCTCAAGCCCTATCAGCCTTCACGCACCCGTTCTCGTGACCAAGAGCGTGAGCTGGCACACGAGGTCTTTAACCAGTTAGGGCTGCAGCTGGATGTATCACTAGACTAA
- a CDS encoding glyceraldehyde-3-phosphate dehydrogenase — MTESAPEFENWNERVRHAQEMIPLIYQLHRKNNVVTSIFGRLLVGVTDIDIIKSHRYARRLINRDLGTAETLPILRELVDMNLGTASIDMGRLAEGFRAAETDDLRAYLEEELKEVVGTATQNESRDVVLYGFGRIGRLLARILISREAAYGGVRLRAIVVRKKGDEDIHKRASLLRRDSVHGAFNGTIEVDEENEVIWANGTKIQMIYANDPADIDYTSYGIDNAVLVDNTGVWRDREGLGQHLKSKGISNVLLTAPGKGDVKNIVYGINNQDMSAEDKILSAASCTTNGITPVLKVINDRYGVVHGHVETAHSFTNDQNLIDNYHKGDRRGRAAGLNMVLTETGAAKAVSKALPEFEGKLTGNAIRVPTPNVSMAVLNLELSQDVDVEEVNNFLRDVSLHSNLRQQISYIASPEVVSSDFVGSTHAGVVDGLATIASGKHLVLYVWYDNEFGYSNQVIRIVEELAGARPQVLPQRLEPSAL, encoded by the coding sequence GTGACTGAGTCCGCACCTGAATTCGAGAACTGGAATGAGCGCGTACGGCACGCTCAGGAAATGATTCCACTCATTTACCAGTTGCACCGCAAAAATAATGTGGTGACCTCTATTTTTGGTCGACTGCTCGTCGGTGTTACCGATATCGACATCATTAAGTCCCACCGCTACGCACGCCGCTTGATCAACCGTGACCTGGGCACCGCTGAAACCCTGCCAATCCTGCGCGAGCTCGTGGACATGAACCTGGGCACCGCTTCGATCGACATGGGCCGTTTGGCTGAAGGTTTCCGCGCGGCTGAGACTGATGACCTGCGCGCATACCTCGAAGAGGAGCTCAAGGAAGTCGTCGGCACCGCGACCCAAAACGAGTCCCGCGATGTTGTCCTTTACGGCTTTGGCCGCATCGGCCGTCTGCTTGCCCGCATTCTGATTTCGCGCGAAGCTGCCTACGGCGGCGTGCGCCTGCGTGCCATCGTGGTACGTAAGAAGGGCGATGAGGACATTCACAAGCGTGCCTCCTTGCTGCGCCGTGACTCCGTTCATGGTGCATTCAACGGCACCATCGAAGTGGATGAAGAAAACGAAGTAATCTGGGCAAATGGCACCAAGATCCAGATGATCTACGCCAACGATCCAGCAGATATTGACTACACTTCCTACGGCATTGACAATGCTGTTTTGGTGGACAACACCGGTGTCTGGCGCGACCGTGAGGGCCTGGGCCAGCACCTCAAGTCCAAGGGCATTTCCAACGTGCTGCTTACCGCACCGGGTAAGGGCGATGTGAAGAACATTGTCTACGGCATCAACAACCAGGATATGTCTGCAGAAGACAAGATTCTCTCCGCTGCATCGTGTACCACCAACGGCATTACCCCTGTTCTCAAGGTCATCAATGACCGCTACGGTGTTGTCCACGGTCACGTGGAAACCGCGCACTCCTTTACCAATGACCAGAACCTGATTGACAACTACCACAAGGGTGACCGCCGTGGTCGCGCTGCTGGTTTGAACATGGTTCTGACCGAGACCGGTGCTGCGAAGGCAGTGTCTAAGGCATTGCCAGAATTCGAAGGCAAGCTGACCGGCAACGCCATCCGCGTTCCCACCCCGAATGTTTCCATGGCCGTGCTGAACCTGGAGCTTTCCCAGGACGTGGACGTAGAAGAAGTCAACAACTTCCTGCGCGATGTTTCGCTGCACTCCAACCTGCGCCAGCAGATCTCCTACATCGCCTCCCCTGAGGTAGTCTCCAGCGACTTCGTTGGTTCCACCCACGCTGGTGTAGTCGATGGACTTGCCACCATCGCCTCTGGCAAGCACCTTGTGCTTTATGTCTGGTACGACAACGAGTTCGGCTACTCCAACCAGGTCATTCGCATTGTCGAAGAGCTCGCCGGCGCCCGCCCGCAGGTTCTTCCACAGCGTTTGGAGCCTTCCGCGCTCTAA
- the pth gene encoding aminoacyl-tRNA hydrolase, which produces MNFLDLLKNLFRSSATAQPARESAIDLPSAADWIVVGLGNPGPKYAATRHNVGYMAIDDLLAETGDILQPVKGQKLLAASVEIAGQKVILARSTTFMNLSGEGIAPLAQHLGVSSERIIAVHDELDLPVNKIRLKLGGNENGHNGLKSLTEHLGTRDYLRVRIGIARPPKGASIPDYVLAPVDAGPGFDDAIALAADAVKEIITSGLNKAQNTIHSKG; this is translated from the coding sequence GTGAATTTTCTTGACCTCTTGAAAAACCTCTTCCGCTCTAGCGCGACGGCACAGCCTGCGCGCGAGAGCGCAATCGACCTGCCATCTGCTGCCGACTGGATTGTTGTCGGTCTTGGCAACCCCGGGCCGAAGTATGCTGCGACCCGACACAACGTGGGCTACATGGCCATCGACGATTTATTGGCCGAAACCGGCGATATCCTGCAACCGGTCAAAGGGCAGAAGTTGCTTGCTGCCAGCGTTGAGATTGCCGGACAAAAAGTCATCCTTGCGCGCTCGACAACTTTTATGAACCTTTCCGGCGAAGGCATCGCCCCCCTAGCGCAGCACTTAGGCGTTTCGTCTGAGCGCATTATTGCAGTGCATGATGAACTGGATTTGCCGGTGAATAAAATCCGGCTCAAACTTGGCGGCAATGAAAATGGGCACAATGGTTTGAAATCCCTCACGGAGCATTTAGGCACCCGGGACTATCTACGCGTACGCATCGGTATTGCACGCCCGCCCAAAGGCGCGTCCATTCCCGATTATGTTTTAGCTCCTGTTGACGCCGGCCCAGGTTTTGATGATGCGATTGCTTTGGCTGCAGATGCGGTGAAAGAAATCATCACCTCGGGGCTGAATAAAGCACAGAATACGATTCACAGCAAAGGTTAA